The following nucleotide sequence is from Ornithodoros turicata isolate Travis chromosome 2, ASM3712646v1, whole genome shotgun sequence.
gatactttacgagggttacggttacggtggaatgtatgtctgTATACTATGACCATTAGGCTTCCTTTGTAAAGTTTTAtggttcgcgcacatagacttagaggtacatgtgaccggttgtgactctctgcCAATGTGctgtagtgttcgttttaatttcatccggcCAAActctcaactaaacagcgacccaagggggctgcgtaacggctCCTCTATcgataatgtcgcgcaacgcgtcccttgtttgagagcagcgaagttgaatacacttacgtatccgcgagggcaagcgcgtgcgaagttgcgcctcttttgtggacaggacacgaagaaaagaaaacggagccgtcgaccgcgtttgtgagtgaaggtgttcctcaaTTTGCGTCgcactcgtgcggtggtgcttgctggctaggaagcagcaacgGACATTCGGATGGGGCGCGAACTAAAACTTTCTTCTctaaaacaaacaaaactttCTGGTTTCGCGCTTTACTACTGCGAACTCTCAATAGTTTGGTGACTACGAACTTAAAAAATTACTCAGGTTTCTTTTAGAAAAACAACATATGAGTTCGCGTTTCACTCATGCACACTATCGTTTAGTCACTCGCAATTTAAAAGTGAACGTATTTCCATCGGAAACAAAACCCGCTGAATTCTCGTTTTTCACATGCAGTTCGACGATCGCGTTTCGCTCGTGATTGATGATTACCTCATCATTACCTCACCTGATGATTACCTCACCTGATGattaggaaaaaaagaaaagaaatatgaTCATGGGAAATAAAATATGAAgttcatgaaatatgaaatatcCGAGTATACACCTACACACTGCCATAAAGTTGGCATTTCTGGGGAGAAATTAATGGTccttaattgtcacaaacccGTATTACTGTGGCAGCAACATCAGCTAGTTACAGTTTGACAGCGTATGCGGCTACTCTGAATAATATTAACCATACGCATctctttttctgctttgttggtTTTAGCAGAACAGAAGTTCCCGTCCGTTTTTCGGAACAGCTCCTCTGTTGCAGGTaatcgtttctttctttttttttctttttttttttaatgctaaCGGTGCGAAACTATTTGAATGATATCTACTGTGCAACTATAAATAAGGGTATTCGATTAGATTGATAAACAACTCGAAGCAGTGACTTCTACATTTTTGCAGCACGCGGGTTTGGACTGTGACCAGCTTACTATCGATAGGTGAAACTATCGATACTCAAATGAGTAGTCATCTCGACCaccgatagtactatcgatagtgtttggatgactatcgcccatcactagtggggaataaacgggtttacattttgcaacattgatatTGTTTTCTTCTGTGAATGAATAtgcccagcagaagcggaaccgggtaaaaccggtatgaaccctttgttttttgttttttgctccggagcagaaccggtaccggaccgtttatgtgacaacgaaaaccggaacgaaaaacgtttcggttcgacaccctgcttcagAGTGACGAGTACCGCCTTGTGATCTGTGAtgtgagtggtgatgtgtagagcagacatgtacaagatactcgaaAAACGTATTtgaaataagatactaaatactgcgATCGTAAAGTAATTAAAATACAGTCTAAATACTCATAAAATTTATCTATTTAGAGTAGAGTAGGAAATActtaaaaagtatttaagatgcATTCAAAATACTAGAGTCAGAATTAAATGCAAATATTTAGGTTGTGAAATTAGACGTAGTCGTCATTCGCTCTTAATAGCAACTGCATTGCGAAGTTGACGTCGGTAAACGGTCAGTTGGTGTCGGTGGTaactcaaaaaaagaaaaaaaaggattcCTTTGTGACCACCGAGAACATGCCAATTATCTGCTCCATTCGTGGTGTCATCCTCCTCACGAAGACACTTACGTATAGAGATGGCCGTAGAGATAGAGAAAGCCGTCCACGGACCCAGCACTGAAGATCCGCATAAATCCTCAGCAAGGCCGCGGCCGACCTTCTCAGAAGCAAGCTGAACTCAATGACAAAATGTTCCAGGGGCGATGGCCTTCCTTTGTAACCCTTCGTTTACAACTTCGTATCCTATATGTCACCCTAGTTTGCCTCGGCTCAGTTGCCCTTTTTCTGGAATTGTAACAAGCAAGTTGCTAACCAGCCCTGTTCGCCCGTCTTCCCCGTGGTCGTCGCACGACACGTGGCGCGTGGTTGGCAAACGGAGGTATTGTAATGAAACGTCAATATTTGCCAATGGCCCCATGAAAGTCAAACGAGTCCCGCATATTCCCCGAAAGGATAAAAGTAATTTGAGCATTCAGTAGCAAatacgaaaaacaaaaagagtgtttgaaatagagtacaaaataccttTCTGTAAAAGTACTGAATAAGATACGTAAATACCAACAAAAGTATTTAGGATACAGTATTTGGAGGATGATACTCCAAATACCTACATGTCTGGTGTAGACCAGGGATCAGCGGGACAAAAATATGACTGATATCGGGACAAAagcgggagaggaggagagcTGAAAAATCGGGACACTTTCCGTGACAACGTATACCATCTGTGAGTACGTCAAGACTGCTTTTCTTAGCTTTAGATTATTTTAACTTGCtttgcatcaccgaaaccgaTGGCTTTGTGATACAGCCGCAGGCGATATCCCGAGATcttcccgttaacagctgccgctgtaaaaaTCTGCCGTTCAAGACCCGTGATTCCGCTTATGAACTGGCAGGGAAAGTCTAGTCGGTTCTGGATGTAGAGAGATGgatgttgttcttttttttttttttcatcactcCATTTTGTCTCGTATTTTAAAGAAACTGGGTGAAAGACATTGCGTCCACCGGAAGGAGACGGGCAGACATGGGCTGTGGCTCAGAAAAGGAGATGGGCGCTCCAGGGCAACGTACTTATTCGGCCAGAGCCGATGAGCCAACTGATGGGCCTAGCGAAACCGACTTAGCACCGAACAGACACGCTCGTGTAGCGCGCCGCGATGACGATGACAAAAGTCGGTGAAGTCGGTGAAATGCTGGTGAAGCGAACGTTCAGGCGAGATATATGAAGGGTACCTCGAAGGGGTTTGGTGATTTGGTGCCTGATGGCACAACAGCAACTAGGGCCAAATAGTGCCACGTCATCGCCTCGAAGAGAAGGTCCATGAATCAAGTAATCAAGTCAAGTGTGACAAAGGGCGGGCGGGTACTCACAATTTGGAGGGTCACTTTTTATTAGTAATCGCCCGCCCGCCACATCCGGCAGTATGCGGTACTTCTAGAATGATGTAGTACATGTTGTTTTTCATCCTGACGCGTTCCTTTCAACGTATGTCAACATACATAAACTGCGACTCCCCAATTTATAAGGTCCCTTTCGTCTGACAAGCGACTTTGCGGGGTTCGGAGTTCTACTACTCACACATGGCGGACAACAGTAGAACACGCGATGAAAAACACGTCCGCGCAGATGTGTTGCATTTTTTCGTGGTCTTATCACGCTGGGAAAGCGAGAAACGCAGAGCAGCAACAGTGCTAGCGAACATTGGCTCGCAAAACATTTCATGTTCTGCCGGTGCTTTGCAACTTGTTCACACAGCACAGCACGAGCTCTCGTGAAAACGCGCGCAACAATTTATCATGGAGGACGCACTGACGATACTGGCGTGCTGCGCGGCTGATGATTCTATGGGCAGCGGTGATGGTGACATTTTGGCAGAACTTGAGCTGTACAAGTCAGAAACGAGGgacgacaacaacaaggaaCAACGGCAACGAAGATGGTGGGTCAGGTCATGGCTGAAATGCTGTGCGGAGCAGGGATGCTATGAGAACCTACTTCGAGAAGACCACAATAACTATTGGCGAAGAATCAGGATTGAGACACACACATGTGAGGACCCCGTGAAGCAGGTCACGTCCTTCCGTCTGGTGATTAAACCCAGAGAAAGGCTGGCCTGGGGCGGGCTGCTCGGTGTTGTTCAGGCTGACACAGTGAGACCCgtgatgatgttgatgatgaagAAAACGGGTGTAGTTCcatatcgggaccactcgtttttaaataTTAGTGAAAgagttaggaaggtaaatattgcatagaagtggaagaaggtcatatactgaatctaaaaatgtaagaattataaaattctgtggacgaactttttttatatgcatttcaacaaccccatctgattcacttttagcgcaggaggaACACGGgagtgctaagcctaacggactcGAGACTCGTCATCTTGCAAAATgtagggtcgttgaattgggctaaatcacctcactttagtgaggttagtctaGGTTAGGTTCTACAAATTGGGGGTAGGTCAGgtgggcgccccccccccccccaggcacgcactaggcggtgcgggcgtcgagactgtgcctcgggttagatcagaaggtcctcagtaaggatggcggatcgccttccagaaacgggcgataaaattaaatttttatacgtttcacgcaatatacgagagtcattcctgtttaatttcgttaccaATTAtctcctctttcacgtaaaagcgtttgatttttgtttttattccttgttctttaaaaaaagccagtggtccctgtacggaactacatccgatGAAAACTGAACTGAAAACTCCAATCGAGTTTAACTCGTTTTCAACATGTCAACTTAATTGCACCAGTGTTGTGTGCAAAATTGTCTGGGGCTAAACCGGAACTGACATTTCCCGGACCCAAGGACAAAGACACCAGCGAAAACAGGAAGCAGCAATCGCAGGCAGGCTTTCTGTCGAGGCAGAAGTATAGCGCGTTCACTACCTTTGTACTTTGTATTTTGCCGACGAACCGTGTGTGGAAGCGGATTTATTGAAAATCCCAAGGCAAGAACCGTACTTGGAACATAACACTACATAAATAATAAACGAAAGTACACAGAATTTGTTCTTCATGCTGATTTCCAGCAGCGTTACTTGTGCTACAGTTCCTACTGCAAGGCATCTGCCATCGTCAAAAACGTACAATAAATAACCGTCCTTCGAAAGATCGTTGTGCGAAACACAATTACTTCCTTGCCGTGATCCTATGTTTGTACAACCACAAATCTTATATAATCTAGCAGAACGGTCACATAAACGTGAAATGCTCGAGGAGTTCGCGAATAGAAAAAAATTATACTTCAGAAAATGACATTCAGCACAACAAAATATATCGTCGAATGTCGAATCGAAGCAAATCAGCAAAAGCGTTTTGGCAGACGTAGCTGGACGTATAGTGCAAGGCACGTGCCCGTAGGCAGTGCGTGCCGTCTCCACGAACGGGATGGAATGGCGGCGGCGACACTCTTACTGCTTTCCTGTGCCGACGCACTGGTCCCGAATGGTAGTGTGGCAACAGCCATTTTTCGATTCTTACCTCCTTCACCGTTCGGACTGGCCGCGCTGGAGGAACCGAGCGCCCCCAAGAGACGACGTCACCACAACAGGTCTCTGTACGACGAAATCTTGGTCGAAACTCTGCACCAGCCAGTTCCTGAGAACCACTGGACTCCCCTCGTCATATTCTTATTTCTCGCCGCCATGCTAATCGGTATGATACTCGCCTTTCTCTGCGTCTTATGTTGTATGCGTTACTTTCATTCACAAGTCCGGTACCGGGCGATGAAAGAGCTCAACGGCGACGACGTTCATGACGAAGGGCTGAGAGAGGCTGCGTTCAGGGCACGAATGAAGCCGGTGGAGACTGGAACACAAACCAGTTCCAGGAACGACTCCAGCTTTCGAAAGTGGTCGTTTGTAGCGAAGCCTGATGAGGCGGAGCTTCAACGTGCGTTCCAGATCAAGTTCCAAGAACAAGAAATGagaaggaagagagaggaagaagaagaacaaaggCGTCTAAAGCTCCTGCAGTTAGAGGAAGAAGCGAAGAGGGCGAAAGAAGAGGCTGAGCTCCGCTCGGAAGAATACGAAAGGAAGCTGAGAGACGTAGAAGTCATGTCCAAGGAGCTCCTGGATATAAGATCTGGCATGAAGCGCAAGAGAGGGAGGGGTAAGGAAAGAATAACGGTTTGTACAAGGGCTGCGTTACAGCGATTGAATCCGGGGTTCCGCAACACACTAACTGCGGGCTCTTATTACTCAGCAACATGCTACTCCTACTGTGCGTATAGTTACTTCCCCATGTACTACGTTCGTTGATGCAACAGTTAGAGATAGTTGAAAATCGGATACTCCAGGGGCAGAGTATTGGCGTACCATTGACAGTTTTATGTATTTATGTACGGTTGTAGTATGCTGCGTTATACTCCTGTCACACGGGatgatttagtgtcattttcacgtagtgcactccaaccagcgaatgtcactttcactacgtgcttgctacacggcttaagtGTGTGTCACTTATGCAGTGATGGCAATTACGATAAATAAGAATAAACAGCGGCAAAATTTCCAGGCGTGCGTCACAATACCTTCCTCGGaatgttttctttgatttagaaacacttcCTGTTAATTttcttccaacattaaacaaattagcctcaaacatgtgccacaacaaaaataGCCGCTGCTGGATTGCTGAGAACGCGAAGTTCTcacaggctgttaacgagagtaatgacatgttttttttgtttttgtttttttgcaccGTCTGACACTGTACTTAAATGAAATAAACACGCCgttgaaaatacttgtttaaaaatattgtgatGTCGGGACCCCTCGcattttctcaatatttttacctgtgCCACAAAGCATGCCGTCTAGGCTACAGGCTTTGTCCGCCGAAgacaagtgaagtgagtttggggaactcactaaatcgttagtgcactttctgcacagtgtcactaaaagatgtcggGTGACAGCATAggaatgacactaagtgcaagtgtcactcgctgaaagtgacactaaattagtccgtctgactggggtattaTTTGCTCGATGCTTTACAGCTGTCGTTCCGGGCGTGGCTTCCGAGAGCATGTCGTTTTGAGTTGTCTCTGCAACGAAGCACTCTCTCGCGTGCTCGGCAGGCAAAACGGTGACACAGATTGACCCCATTATGACAGATATAATCCGGATAAGGTTCCTTATATGAGAAAAGGGACAGACACGTAAATTTTTAGTACAAGCATATACGGCTGCAGCGTTCATTCACTGTAGATTCGAAAGTGAGGTGAGAATGTGTTAATGTGTGCACAGTACTAGATTAGTTGGTTTTTGCAGAAATACTTAATCGCATAAACTGTCCAAAACGTCAAGAGAGGTTAATGATGATAATCACGCGACTAAAGTGCGCACGACATCGAACGGCGTGCCGTAGTTATTCTGTTACCGGACGCAGATTGCACCTACCTTTCCTCGGCTGACTCATCGATCTGCTTGTCTCGTCGTTTCATTCCCCTGCTCGGTTGTTGGTGCTTAAGTATTAAGCGGTAGCCGTAGCGGTTAGTAGTAATGGTGGTGAGCTGCTCTGCAACTAAATGTTGCTTTATGGGAAAACGTTGCGGCGAAGGTTCCTCCTTTTTCAGGACGAGATGGTCCAACGACGCGCGGGGAGCGGATATCACATTGCGAGGGAACAATAATTACTAGCACATCACATTTCGTTTGGTCGCAGGTAGAAGAGACACCAGCCTTCAAAAGAGCAGTGGGGGTTCAGAATGGCAGCAATCGGAACAGctgaagcagcagcagcaggaggAAGACATAGCCCAGGACGAGGCCCACAGTTCATCATCTCAGATGCGCCTAGATTTGCAGTTCAAGCAAGACAGTAAAGGGAAATCCAAGTGCAGCGTGCAAGCGTACGTTGACCCTGCTGTTGACGGCTATGTAGCAGTGGACACACCGTATGATTCTCCACCAGACAACGATATGGCTCCAGGAGCAAATGCGTTCCAACTACGCCATGAGGATAATTTCCGCAAGGAGACGTATAACGTTTCAGAAATTAGGGACCAGGCTAGGAGAAAGAACACGGATACGAGGACCTCTCGTTCAGCATCTTCGTTCGTGCCCCAAGACGTCAACGAATATGAACGTTTAGCTGTTCCTGGATTCTCAAGGAGGCAGAATAATCAGGCGCAGCAGCAGCGACGACTGACGTCATCTAATGAGAGTTACATGGCCAGTGGTCACCAAAGCTCGAATAAGGGTTCTCAAGCGCTCCCTGACGATATGGAGCGAACGAAGTCGCGCAGTGAGATTTCACTGAGCCGCAGGTAGCCTGTCTTGAGAAATCTTGCGAGTCTTTCTTAGTAGCGAGGAGCGTGACACACGTGATCGTGCGTCAGATATTCGCAACATGCATCCGTGATGGATAGGGAGAAAATTGTGGATTGGCAGTTGCAAACCGAGAGAATATATTCAGTCTATGCTGAGCAACGGCGACATATTTCTGTGGTAGTAAACCGTGCCTTATTCCATTTTTGTGTGAGAGCTAAATAATAAGCCCATTATAAATTGTATGTACCCGTGTCAGCATATGCAACCTATATGAAATGCACATCCCTTTTGTCGAGTAGAAGCAGGATACACCTGTTCCAACAGGGAAGCTAGACCCGGTGACCGCTCGTCTCAATACTGGTTGAAAGGATACTTAGCCTCGTGCAGACTTCATCCTATTTCTACAACGGCTTTATAGTGCAGTGTGCTTCAACTCCGTGCACGAACAGGAGAGGTACGGAACAGATGACACACTTCTTCGCCACCAAATTTCGCTCGTAAAACATTTTTTACCAGTCCGCCCAGCCCTATCGCTGGGGGAACTACGCTTCACGCCACCACCAACGCTACCAAGCGAAACTATGTGATACTCAGCGATATACTGTTCCCACATCTTGGGCTTTCGTTACCCTCGCCTTAAAGCTAGATTTAACAACTTCTTGTATGGTGCTTTTGCTGGACATTTTTGTCAGATCGTGGTTTTTGAATGTGGACTGCGTTAGTGTTGTGCCCTAGTCAGACCACTGCCAGTTCTGGAATGCTTTATTCATGACGATGGTGATGCCGATCTAATTAATGCGGTAAGTGGCAACATTTGATGTCGCCCCCCTCTCCTTTTCTCGAAATAAGAAATGTCCTTAAATCTCCAGCTAAAAACAAACCCACATTTACATGGCATAGTGATTGAAATGTGCTGGAAGTGTACTTCGGTGAAGCTGCAGTCCTTTGGAAGGCATGCTGACCATTTCTCCCTGACCGGCTGGTGGAATATATCCATGCTGGTGTCTTACTCACGTTCGTGATCTCGTGTACGTAGACCTGCCTGATTATGTCGTCAGCGCTATTCTGTATTGAGTTCCAGTAAATGATACAAATGCCGTTTGCCCAGTACCAGACTTTCCTTGTTGAAGCAAGAATTTGAGTTGGAATTCGAATGTTTGGAGCAACTTTGACACTGCTTCCTTCGGTGCTCAGGAAAACTTGGTCTGTCATTGCCCACTAGGAATGAACTGTGCCCTCTTTTCAGTGATTTTCTTGGACTTGAATATCTAAAGGCTGAagcgcatggcacgaaaaacgaGCCGAATTCCTGCCGAACCGAAATCGTGATGGAACTTTTTACCGTGCACCGCCGGACGCCAGCAAATCGGACACCGAAGTTCGGCCGAAAACTACGATGGTTGCTCGCTCCACTTATTGCACTCTTTCCGGAAGTGACGTTCACTTATTGCACTCTTTCCGGAAGTGACGTTCCCTTGAAATGATGTCTGAACGTGTCCCGCAGACCTTTTTCAGCGCTTTCGAGAGTCGTCCactagaaagaagaaaaaggtacACGTCGTCGCTCGTGGAGAGGTGCACAGAATGCCAATCAGGCGACGAAGCAAACAAGAGTGGCGAAGAAACCTTGCTGGCGTTGTCAGCAGAAGCATCGAAAAGAGGAATCCGAAGGGGCATACTCGTGACATCATCGCGTTGCTTGTTGCAGGGGGAACTGAGGGCGGGCTACAATTTGCGCGTCTGGAAACGGCGGTTTTCACAACTTTTGTTTAGCTAGCTATTATCATTGTAGTAAGCAACATATCATTGATACGTTGGGAGCAAATCCGACATGTGATTTCTCTTTTTGACACGTTGTAGTGGATGTGGCAACTAAAGACAGACTGCTATCAGCTGGCATCATTCAACAGATGTCACTTCGAATTCGCACATTTCGGAGCTTATCCAAGAAATTAAAATATGATAAAGTATCAGGTGACAAAAGTACATCAGAGATCGTCGTAGTGTGTCGTTGATCGAATATTTTCCCGTTGCGTgctgtttttatattttttacgTGGTTACTGAAGACACCCTGTGCATCAATAACATAGTCCGTAGATGACACAATGAATCACTGGCGAAAATCTCCAGACGCTGCGCGGTGTGGCCCGGTGCACTATGGGAGTGGCGTTCCCAGGGTCATAGCAGCCAAACGTACCTTGTATAGGTTTCAGGAACACATGAGCAGAAATTGCATTCCTTTCTTATAATGTTGGGCATTGTGGAGTACGGACCAGTCGAGCATTCTGAACTTGCAGCTTGAATCACTAATGAATTACAATCTGAGAATGGGAAAAGACCGAACTCGCGTCCACGCTTTCTACACGAAATCAGCGCATCAGAAATGCATGCATTGTAATTTACTCTTCGTACAGCATCGACGATGCAGTCCGACGTACCAGAGCAATATTAACTTTGCCCAAGAAGTGACGCTGCGAAGCAAATACAGGAAATGTCTCACGTAATGTCAAAAGCAaggtgtctttttttgttttccttgttAGATTTAAAATAAACACTGAAGGCATTTTGAGCGGATAGGTTACGCTGCAGCGCGGGCGTCCTGTGGGGAAGCGCATGTAACTACCGGACGAGTATGATTGCCCAAAATTCATTAGTTAACCTTTTAATTGGATTTTTTTTGCGAAAATGCGAGACATCAGAATTGGGAGTGACCTTAATTTGAATAGACGCTCTTTCTCAAAAACCCTTCAACGAGTACCTACTTTGAGGTATAAATTGTCAAACTTTGGTCTGCAAAAGACGCGGAACCTGCTCGCGTGGCGTAGCgtttaggatgatcgctttccacgccgagccTGTGAGGtggacacgggttcgaatcctggcaccatcggtgctgtccgaggttttccttgggttttccggcacaCTTTTCAGGGGGAaagtctgcacagttccccctgaagtcggcaaaGGACGGACGCGAACTAACtgccctgttccccactcctgcCTTCTGTCCTCTCGCCATCTGTTGGCGTCTATACGccgtcatagccacagttgcttcgcggcactaacatgGTATTTAAAAAATCATTCAACGCgagggacgatactctaccctagtgctggtggtgatgtgcgaaatgaaataatgagccccttcacaataagaacGACATCGCTTCAGCTTATCCAGGCtggaaagcggtctatctgaCCAACAGATAAGCGTTTATTCCAACCAGCTCGATGGCTAGAACACACGTGGCCTCCCGACGCGAATGGccatttccttctttttgtgttcGAGATATGCGTAGTTCTGGCTTCGCCTCATATGCTTACCAAAGTTCggcgatttatatctcaaagtacagggtgtgtgcagaaaaacatgaaccgcattttttcatgtaattctttgtctacttagccgaggaacttccggtggcgcacgacggcgtatttatgcgtgcgaaagctacaaaaaaatcctggaagccatactcagtgtaaaaaaataaacagagcgcgaaaacatgggcttccatgcattagaatagggcggtcatgacagtgcatggtagtgcatttcggtctcatgagagttatgtgcaggcaccgctaggggtactgccgatgagcatccatgtgtccatgtgggacatcgtttcgatttatgcaccgatagctcccctagcg
It contains:
- the LOC135386174 gene encoding uncharacterized protein LOC135386174; this translates as MAAATLLLLSCADALVPNGSVATAIFRFLPPSPFGLAALEEPSAPKRRRHHNRSLYDEILVETLHQPVPENHWTPLVIFLFLAAMLIGMILAFLCVLCCMRYFHSQVRYRAMKELNGDDVHDEGLREAAFRARMKPVETGTQTSSRNDSSFRKWSFVAKPDEAELQRAFQIKFQEQEMRRKREEEEEQRRLKLLQLEEEAKRAKEEAELRSEEYERKLRDVEVMSKELLDIRSGMKRKRGRGRRDTSLQKSSGGSEWQQSEQLKQQQQEEDIAQDEAHSSSSQMRLDLQFKQDSKGKSKCSVQAYVDPAVDGYVAVDTPYDSPPDNDMAPGANAFQLRHEDNFRKETYNVSEIRDQARRKNTDTRTSRSASSFVPQDVNEYERLAVPGFSRRQNNQAQQQRRLTSSNESYMASGHQSSNKGSQALPDDMERTKSRSEISLSRR